The window GTAAATTGCGGTTAGGGTAAGGCGTGCTGCCGGCTGGGCGTAGTGACGATTTTCCCGCGATCACTGCCCTGTGTGCGTACCGTCGTTCGCAAAACTCAGAAAAATTACTCGTATCGCCAAACAATTCGTCGTGGAGAATTCTATGAACCGTATCAATTCGTCCGCCTTCCGGCTGCGGGCGATCGCCGCCGTTGCTGCGCTGGCGGGCGTGCTCGGCCTGTCGGGCTGCGCCAGCTTCGCCGGCATCGGCAGCGACCGTCAGGTGGCGCAGGCGGGCGACTTCGCCACCCAGCGCAGCCTGTCCGATCCCAATCCGGGCGCGCCCAATGGCCAGTGGCCGGGCAGCGACTGGGTCCGCCAGTTCGGCGATGCGCAACTGGTCGCCCTGGTGGAACAGGCCCTGACCAGCAGCCCCAGCCTGCAACAGGCGCGCGCCCGCATCGCCGCGGCCAGCGCCCTGGCCGAGTCGCGCGGCGCGCCGCTGCTGCCCAGCGTGAACGCCGAAGCCTCGGTCACGCGCAACCAGTTCTCCAGCACCACCATCTATCCGCCGCCCTATGGCGGCAACTGGTACAACGAAAAGAAGGCCGGCCTGAACGTGGGCTATGAGCTTGATCTCTGGAACAAGAACCAGGCCGCCCTGGCCCAGGCCATCTCCAGCGAAAAGGCGGCCCAGGCCAGCGAGCAGGAAGCCCGCCTGGCCCTGACCGCCTCCATCGTCACCGTCTACAGCCAGCTGGCGGCGCAATACGCCTTGCACGATATCCTGCAAAGCACGGTGGACCAGCGCACCTCGCTCGAAAAGATCACCGCCGAGCGCCTGCGCACCGGCCTGGACAGCCAGATCGAACGCGACCAGTCCCGCACCAGCAGTGCCGACGCCCGCGCCCAGCTGGCGCAGAGCGAAGGCCAGATCGTGCTGCTGCGCCAGCAACTGGGCGCACTGGCCGGCAAGGGCCCGGACTACGGCCTGCAACTGGCGCCGCCGGCCCTGCAAGGGCTGGCCACGCCGGGCCTGCCCGCTGAGCTGCCGCTGAACCTGATGGGCCGCCGCCCTGACATCGTGGCCGCCCGCTGGCAGGTCGAAGCCGCCAGCCGCGGCG is drawn from Herbaspirillum seropedicae and contains these coding sequences:
- a CDS encoding efflux transporter outer membrane subunit, with translation MNRINSSAFRLRAIAAVAALAGVLGLSGCASFAGIGSDRQVAQAGDFATQRSLSDPNPGAPNGQWPGSDWVRQFGDAQLVALVEQALTSSPSLQQARARIAAASALAESRGAPLLPSVNAEASVTRNQFSSTTIYPPPYGGNWYNEKKAGLNVGYELDLWNKNQAALAQAISSEKAAQASEQEARLALTASIVTVYSQLAAQYALHDILQSTVDQRTSLEKITAERLRTGLDSQIERDQSRTSSADARAQLAQSEGQIVLLRQQLGALAGKGPDYGLQLAPPALQGLATPGLPAELPLNLMGRRPDIVAARWQVEAASRGVDVAKARFYPDINLSAMIGFDTLLDSNPFTAASKSIAFGPAITLPIFEGGALRAGLKGEYASYELAVATYNKTLNDAYADVARQIAAIHATERQLPIRSEALQAAERAYALARERYRLGLVSQLTLLSAQTGVLAQRQAMVALQAQRRDQQVALYKALGGGFDAQRDGLAYGAQP